A DNA window from uncultured Methanoregula sp. contains the following coding sequences:
- a CDS encoding TMEM175 family protein, whose protein sequence is MTGDKGTAENAGMSREKKDGVVPKDMFEILVNGVFAFAITLIVRNNIQLPASVPTDEAVFFGSYLGNIVNDGISFLFLFIILAFFYIQFFEIMGCNRIIDRVMVCLTFLFLLSLLFIPLTSLLYALSAAPVPYGIILHVNILIAGSLVYLLWRYVTTSPRLCVSVIDPRVIRNLSVRTLLFPATALVGMVLDGWYVTFSKVPAMFLYLVPVILFVGLSYDCPPAPEPEPEPEAQP, encoded by the coding sequence ATGACCGGGGATAAAGGTACTGCTGAGAACGCGGGCATGTCCCGGGAGAAAAAAGACGGGGTGGTTCCCAAGGACATGTTCGAGATTCTCGTCAACGGTGTCTTTGCGTTTGCGATAACCCTGATTGTCCGCAACAACATACAACTCCCGGCAAGCGTTCCAACGGACGAAGCGGTCTTCTTCGGCTCTTATCTGGGAAACATCGTCAACGACGGGATCAGTTTCCTCTTTCTCTTCATCATCCTCGCGTTCTTCTATATCCAGTTCTTCGAGATCATGGGCTGCAACCGGATCATCGACCGGGTCATGGTCTGCCTGACGTTTCTCTTCCTCCTCTCGCTTCTCTTCATACCCTTGACCTCGCTCCTCTATGCGCTGTCGGCAGCCCCCGTCCCGTACGGCATCATCCTCCATGTCAATATCTTGATTGCCGGCAGCCTCGTGTACCTTCTCTGGCGGTACGTGACAACATCCCCCCGGCTGTGCGTTTCCGTCATCGACCCCCGGGTGATCCGGAACCTCTCGGTGCGTACGCTCCTCTTCCCGGCAACAGCCCTCGTGGGGATGGTCCTTGACGGGTGGTATGTCACGTTTTCGAAAGTGCCGGCCATGTTCCTCTATCTTGTTCCGGTCATCCTCTTTGTCGGCCTCTCGTACGATTGTCCGCCGGCCCCGGAACCGGAGCCGGAACCGGAAGCACAGCCCTGA
- a CDS encoding TMEM175 family protein: MQRDAEGPVTKTNIGRLTNTIFVFAFFLLFRNIRTPTYDDWVANATADQFGLMQSPIIVNFLNVFLILAMIWIIVFHVFHQYRLFDRGYLYLHFSLLMFIIFIPITSQHALLFSSIPDVFYLFHLNMLAIGILIALEWWHCIKNPYLIGPGVTAGERTSTDLIVLLIPAFAVAGCLMVYFDLPDTQYLYFVTMLVLAITGTGLAGRAKKFLRDNL, encoded by the coding sequence ATGCAAAGAGATGCCGAAGGGCCGGTGACGAAGACCAACATCGGGCGGCTCACCAACACCATCTTTGTCTTTGCCTTTTTCCTCCTCTTCCGGAATATCCGGACCCCGACGTACGATGACTGGGTGGCAAATGCCACGGCAGACCAGTTCGGGCTTATGCAGTCTCCCATCATTGTCAATTTTCTCAACGTCTTTTTGATCCTTGCGATGATCTGGATTATCGTGTTCCATGTCTTCCACCAGTACCGGCTCTTCGACCGGGGGTACCTCTACCTCCACTTCAGCCTTTTGATGTTCATCATCTTCATCCCGATCACAAGCCAGCACGCCCTCCTCTTCTCGAGCATCCCGGATGTCTTTTACCTCTTTCACTTGAACATGCTCGCGATCGGGATCCTGATTGCCCTTGAATGGTGGCATTGCATCAAAAATCCGTATCTTATCGGGCCCGGCGTTACGGCGGGCGAACGGACCAGCACCGACTTAATTGTGCTGCTCATCCCGGCCTTTGCGGTGGCGGGATGCCTGATGGTCTATTTTGATCTCCCCGATACCCAGTATCTGTATTTCGTTACCATGCTCGTCCTTGCCATCACCGGGACCGGGCTGGCCGGACGGGCAAAAAAATTCCTGAGGGATAACCTATGA